The following is a genomic window from Bacillus sp. V2I10.
TGCAAAGAAGCAAGTCCAAAAAAGCGGACTGCAGGACGTCATATCCGTGCGGTTAGGAAGCGGGCTCGATGTCATTGATCCAAATGAAGCAACTTGCATCACGATTGCAGGAATGGGCGGGGCATTAATTGAAAAGATTCTGGAAGCTGGAAAGGAAAAATTAGCAGGAGTCAAGCGGCTGATTCTCCAGCCTAATATTCATGCACATCATGTAAGAAGATGGCTGCTAGAAAACGGCTGGGAACTGGTAAATGAAGAAATATTAGAGGAAGACGGCAAGATTTATGAGGTTCTTATTGCTGAAAAGGGCGAGGCTAAAGCTCCTTATCAGCATACTGCACTGCAAAAAGGTTTACTTGTGGGTCCTTTTTTGATGAAAGAAAAAACAAAACCGTTTATAAAAAAATGGACCCAGGAAATCGAGCATTTCAGAAGGATATTAACAAGTATAGAAAGTGCGGCAGTGAGCCCCGGGAATGAAGAGAAGAAGAGAGAGCTTCACGATTTGATTGCTATGCTTGAGGAGGTTATCAGAAAATGAGCAAAATACCTAACGGCTACGAAATCATCCAATTGTTTGAATCGTTTTCGAAAAAAGAATATGCCATGGAAGGCGATAAGATTGGCCTGCAAATTGGAACATTGAATAAACCGATTCATGGTGTACTGGTCGCACTCGATGTTCTCGATGAAGTAGTTGATGAAGCAATTGAAAAAAATGCGAATTTAATTATCGCCCATCATCCCCCAATATTCCGTCCTCTAAAAAATTTAGCAACGGATCAGCCGGGCGGTGCATTGCTTGAAAAATGCATTAAACATAATATTGCTGTATACGCGGCACATACCAACTTAGATGTCGCAGCCGGAGGAGTCAATGATTTACTTGCAGAGGCTCTCCAATTAACGGACACAGAGGTTCTCGCTGACACCTATCAGGAGGAAATGAAGAAGCTGGTTGTCTATGTACCTAAAGACCGCGCGGACGATATAAGGGCTGTTCTGGGACAATCAGGTGCAGGCCATATTGGAATGTACAGTCATTGCACTTTTTCATCAAATGGAACAGGAAGCTTTCTTCCTCTTGAGGGAACAGATCCTTATATAGGAGAATCTGGGAAAATTGAGTTTGTTGAAGAAGAAAGAATTGAAACGATCATTCCGGAAAACAAGCAGCGAAAGATTGTTTCAGCTATGCTAAAAGCTCATCCTTATGAGGAACCTGCATATGATATTTATCCAGTTGAAGGGCAGAGCAAAGCTTTAGGATTGGGACGCATAGGCTTGCTTGAGAATGACATGACATTGTCTGAATTTGCCCGGCATGTGAAAGAAGCGCTTGATGTTCCATGTGTAAGAATGGTAGGAAATAAGGATGCAAAGATACGGAGAGTTGCTGTGCTCGGAGGGGATGGAAATAAGTACATTCATCAGGCAAAGCGTAAGGGAGCTGATGTCTATGTTACCGGGGATCTTTATTATCACGTAGCGCATGATGCCATGATGATGGGCTTAAATGTGATTGATCCAGGTCACAATGTAGAGAAAGTCATGAAAAAAGGGGTAACAGATTTGCTTCTTTCTATGTGTGAAGAAAAGAAATTTGAAGTAAGTATTTTCCCTTCAGAGATTCATACAGATCCATTTACATTTGTTTAATTAATAAACCGCTGGTGTTGATCCCCAGCGGTTTTGTTTTTTTTTATTTGGCTGCTTTTACTTTAGGCAGGATTTTTTGAAGAGGAACATTATGTTCGATGTTCCATGTCAGGCTATTTTCCGGATCGTACTTTTCAAGGAATTGAATGACTTCTTTTGTAATCGGTGTAGGAGTTGAGGCTCCTGCAGTAATCGCGACTTTTTTTACACCTTCAAACCATTTTAGCTTTATTTCGCTTATATCTGATACTCTGTATGCTTTTGTTCCGGCAATTTCTTCAGAAACCTGTGCAAGACGGTTTGAATTGTTGCTCTTCGGATCTCCGACGACAATTGTCAGGTCAGCATCTTTTGCCTGCTCTGCAACAGCTTCCTGCCTTACTTGAGTAGCCAGACAGATTTCCTGATGATATTCTACATGAGGATACTTTTCTTTCACGCGCTCCATAATGTCATATACATCCCATTGACTCATTGTTGTCTGATTTGTGACGACAATTTTATCATTTTGGAAAGTAAGAGCATCAACATCTTCTTCTGTTTCTACTAAATGGACAATATCAGGTGCTACACCGACAGCTCCTTCAGGTTCTGGATGCGACTTTTTCCCGATGTAGATCACATGATAGCCCAAAGCTTTCTTTTCCCGGATTAAATCATGTGTCTTTGTAACATCAGGGCATGTTGCATCAAGAGTGACAAGGCCTTTTTCAGCAGCGATCTTCCTGACTTCGGGAGAAACTCCGTGAGCTGTATAAATAACGGTGCCGCTTTCTACTTTTTCCAATATTTCCATACGGTTGCTGCCATCCAAAGTAATAATACCTTCTTCTTCAAAAGCGTCTGTTACGTGTTTATTGTGAACAATCATGCCTAAAATATAGATAGGCCTTGGCAAAGTTTTATCTAAAGCGGCATTCTTTGCAATAACCATGGCATCAACAACACCATAGCAATATCCCCGCGGTGCAATCTTAATAACTTCCATTAAAGGATCCTCCTAGAGAGAAGTTCGAGAGAGAATATAAAAAAGCCAAAGAAAAAGGCTTTTGGCTCTCGTAATCTCTTATTATTATAGCGGAGACTGCAGAAGAATACAAAGAAGAATGTCAGATATACAGCTTTGGAGCAGATGCACCTTTTACAGGAGGTGCTTTCTCCATTTCTTCTTTTACTGCCTTCTTAGGTGAATCAATAACAACTGTGTCTCCATCAGACGGTGCTGAAGCGGAAACATCGGACGAGGAATTTTCTACATCTGAACCAGTACTTTCTACATCTGAACCAGTACTTTCTTCATCGCTTGGCCCTCCGCCTTTTAATTCACTGTATATTTTAATCATGGCAGGCAGATTTCTGACAAGCGGGCCATATTGCTGAACCATGGGCGTGACCTGCTGAGCCATGCCGAGAACTTTCTGCACGTTTCCGAGCATGCTGGATAAATTTGCGGGATTGGTTATTCCCTGCAGACCCTGAGCTGCATTTGCTGCACTTGCAGCACCTTGGCCTCCTCCAGGCAAAAATCTTGAGAGAATGCCTTTGATGCCGCCTCTTCCCATTGCCTGCTGTCCAAACTGCTGTCCGCCAAACCCAGGCGGTCCAAATTGTGATGAAAAAGGTCCCATTTGCTGCCCAAACGGCTGAAAGGAACGAGTAGGTCCAAATCCCCTTGCTTGCTGATTTCCAAAAGGCTGGTTTGAAAACGGCTGACCGCCCATTTGCATTCTTTGAGGCTGGAATCCTCTAGAAGGCATTGGAGGCATAGGTCTTTGCTGAAACATGATGATCCTCCTTTTAAACTAACGTGTATACTACCTACACAATATGCAGAATCGTCTTAAAGGTTTGCATGGTTTTAAGAATAGGCGGAATCGATTGGAGTTTTTCTCTCAAATCGTATATAATGTTTTGATGGACAACCGTGTCTTATTTTTTGGCTGTTATCGCAAGAATTGCTGCTCTTCATAAAAAGATGAATTCGCGCATCCTTTATTAGGAAACCGTGCTCTTTTCTAATAAGATGTATAAATGAAAACAGCAACAACTTAAAATGGAGCCTTTTATAAATTTACTCATCAAGGAGATGATGAACATGGAACAAACAAAGTTCAATCAGTTTCCATTTAAGCCTTTTATTATAGATGCTGTCAAAGCGCTGGGTTTTTATGAACCGACTGAAATACAAGCACGCTTATTCCCTTCACTATTAAAAGGGGAAACAGCTATAGGACAATCACAGACAGGCACAGGAAAAACGCATGCTTATTTATTGCCTCTTATTCAAAGGATTGATCCCTCAAATGAAAACGTACAAGTTGTTATTACTGCCCCTACCAGAGAACTAGCCAATCAAATCTACCAGGATGCTCTGCATGTTCTTAAATTTGCACCGGAAAATGAAACGATTTCTGCTAAATGTTTTATTGGCGGAACAGACAAGCAGCGTACAATTGATAAACTGAAAAGCCAGCCTCAGCTTGTCATCGGCACGCCGGGCAGAATTAAGGATTTAATTGCCGAAAAAGCTCTTTTCGTTCATCAGGCAAAAGCATTAGTTGTTGATGAAGCAGATCTCATGCTTGATATGGGATTCATTGAAGATGTTGATAAAATTGGCGCCAATATGCCTGAAAAACTGCAAATCCTTGTTTTTTCTGCAACCATTCCCGAGAAATTAAAACCTTTCCTGAAAAAATATATGGAAAACCCTAAATTTACTCACGTTGCACCAAAGCAGGCAACTGCCAAGAAAATTAAGCACGTGCTGGTGCCGCTGCGCCACCGTAATAAAACAAATCTTTTATTTGAAATGCTGAAAAACTACAATCCTTATTTAGCTATTGTGTTTACAAACACAAAGAAAAAAGCGGATGAGGTAGCCGACGGACTGATTGCAAAAGGCCTCAAAGTTGGACGCATTCACGGCGATTTATCACCAAGAGACCGTAAAAAAATGATGAAGCAAATTAATGATCTTGATTATCAGTATGTCGTAGCGACAGATTTGGCTTCAAGAGGCATTGATATTGACGGTGTAAGCCATGTCATCAATTTTGAGCTTCCAAGTGATCTCGATTTTTACATTCACCGTGTTGGACGTACGGGACGTGCAGACTACTCAGGTATTGCAGCGACGATCTATGAGCCGGAAAATGAAGATGCGTTAATCACCCTCG
Proteins encoded in this region:
- a CDS encoding DEAD/DEAH box helicase; this translates as MEQTKFNQFPFKPFIIDAVKALGFYEPTEIQARLFPSLLKGETAIGQSQTGTGKTHAYLLPLIQRIDPSNENVQVVITAPTRELANQIYQDALHVLKFAPENETISAKCFIGGTDKQRTIDKLKSQPQLVIGTPGRIKDLIAEKALFVHQAKALVVDEADLMLDMGFIEDVDKIGANMPEKLQILVFSATIPEKLKPFLKKYMENPKFTHVAPKQATAKKIKHVLVPLRHRNKTNLLFEMLKNYNPYLAIVFTNTKKKADEVADGLIAKGLKVGRIHGDLSPRDRKKMMKQINDLDYQYVVATDLASRGIDIDGVSHVINFELPSDLDFYIHRVGRTGRADYSGIAATIYEPENEDALITLEKLGIEFENQDLVDGEWKKVEDRKRRQKRVRPSDGVDQMAKSKVRKPKGVKPGYKKKLTREMDEIKKRQRRLNQKRK
- a CDS encoding 4-hydroxy-3-methylbut-2-enyl diphosphate reductase, whose amino-acid sequence is MEVIKIAPRGYCYGVVDAMVIAKNAALDKTLPRPIYILGMIVHNKHVTDAFEEEGIITLDGSNRMEILEKVESGTVIYTAHGVSPEVRKIAAEKGLVTLDATCPDVTKTHDLIREKKALGYHVIYIGKKSHPEPEGAVGVAPDIVHLVETEEDVDALTFQNDKIVVTNQTTMSQWDVYDIMERVKEKYPHVEYHQEICLATQVRQEAVAEQAKDADLTIVVGDPKSNNSNRLAQVSEEIAGTKAYRVSDISEIKLKWFEGVKKVAITAGASTPTPITKEVIQFLEKYDPENSLTWNIEHNVPLQKILPKVKAAK
- the vrrA gene encoding VrrA/YqfQ family protein, encoding MFQQRPMPPMPSRGFQPQRMQMGGQPFSNQPFGNQQARGFGPTRSFQPFGQQMGPFSSQFGPPGFGGQQFGQQAMGRGGIKGILSRFLPGGGQGAASAANAAQGLQGITNPANLSSMLGNVQKVLGMAQQVTPMVQQYGPLVRNLPAMIKIYSELKGGGPSDEESTGSDVESTGSDVENSSSDVSASAPSDGDTVVIDSPKKAVKEEMEKAPPVKGASAPKLYI
- a CDS encoding tRNA (adenine(22)-N(1))-methyltransferase TrmK; this translates as MNDVNLSKRLKTVADYIPKNAVLADIGSDHAYLPCYAILNGLAASAVAGEVVQGPFQSAKKQVQKSGLQDVISVRLGSGLDVIDPNEATCITIAGMGGALIEKILEAGKEKLAGVKRLILQPNIHAHHVRRWLLENGWELVNEEILEEDGKIYEVLIAEKGEAKAPYQHTALQKGLLVGPFLMKEKTKPFIKKWTQEIEHFRRILTSIESAAVSPGNEEKKRELHDLIAMLEEVIRK
- a CDS encoding Nif3-like dinuclear metal center hexameric protein, with the translated sequence MSKIPNGYEIIQLFESFSKKEYAMEGDKIGLQIGTLNKPIHGVLVALDVLDEVVDEAIEKNANLIIAHHPPIFRPLKNLATDQPGGALLEKCIKHNIAVYAAHTNLDVAAGGVNDLLAEALQLTDTEVLADTYQEEMKKLVVYVPKDRADDIRAVLGQSGAGHIGMYSHCTFSSNGTGSFLPLEGTDPYIGESGKIEFVEEERIETIIPENKQRKIVSAMLKAHPYEEPAYDIYPVEGQSKALGLGRIGLLENDMTLSEFARHVKEALDVPCVRMVGNKDAKIRRVAVLGGDGNKYIHQAKRKGADVYVTGDLYYHVAHDAMMMGLNVIDPGHNVEKVMKKGVTDLLLSMCEEKKFEVSIFPSEIHTDPFTFV